From Candidatus Binataceae bacterium, the proteins below share one genomic window:
- a CDS encoding iron ABC transporter permease, protein MSEPSRKPRPGTPGTSEASSGAPAPSGAPGVGKPGDLEALAAAHLTRARMTLVMGALAIALVMVSIAATAFGSVHVSLIRAVGEPHSPDHAIFFAARLPRVLMGAAVGAALAAVGAALQALVRNPLAEGGILGISGGGAFGAIVAMIWLSADTLGVVPLCAFVAALLSTVMVYRLAVVDGRMEPFTLLLVGVIFNSIWGAAIMLVNSVANFYYVHDIVFWLMGSLEAPTWAEVALVALTSTAGLAALTARARDLNLLSLGDEAAAELGVDVDPLRRRIFVVTSVMIGAAVAVSGIISFVGLIVPHVLRLAFGADHRLLLPASFLGGAAFLVLADLVARVAIAPSELPVGAITALCGGPFFVYMLRREGRGPLAF, encoded by the coding sequence ATGAGTGAGCCGTCGAGGAAGCCGAGGCCCGGCACCCCCGGCACGTCTGAGGCTTCGAGCGGCGCGCCTGCGCCCTCTGGCGCGCCCGGCGTCGGCAAACCCGGCGATCTCGAGGCGCTCGCCGCGGCCCATCTGACGCGCGCGCGGATGACGCTTGTGATGGGCGCGCTCGCGATCGCGCTGGTGATGGTTTCGATCGCGGCCACCGCCTTTGGCAGCGTGCATGTCAGCCTGATCCGCGCGGTCGGCGAGCCGCACAGTCCCGACCATGCGATCTTCTTTGCCGCGCGCCTGCCGCGGGTGCTGATGGGCGCGGCGGTCGGCGCGGCGCTGGCGGCGGTCGGCGCCGCGCTCCAGGCGCTGGTGCGCAACCCGCTCGCCGAGGGCGGAATCCTCGGGATCTCTGGCGGCGGCGCCTTCGGCGCGATCGTCGCGATGATCTGGCTGTCGGCGGACACGCTCGGCGTGGTGCCGTTGTGCGCGTTCGTCGCCGCGTTGCTTTCGACCGTGATGGTTTACCGGCTGGCGGTGGTGGACGGCCGGATGGAACCGTTCACGCTGCTGCTGGTCGGCGTGATCTTCAACTCGATCTGGGGCGCGGCGATCATGCTGGTCAACAGCGTCGCCAACTTCTACTACGTCCACGACATCGTGTTCTGGCTGATGGGCAGCTTGGAAGCGCCGACCTGGGCCGAGGTCGCACTGGTCGCGCTGACGAGCACGGCCGGGCTGGCCGCGCTGACCGCACGGGCGCGCGATCTCAACCTGCTCAGCCTGGGCGACGAAGCGGCTGCCGAGCTGGGCGTCGACGTCGACCCCCTACGCCGGCGCATTTTTGTCGTGACTTCGGTAATGATCGGGGCGGCGGTTGCGGTGAGCGGAATCATCTCCTTCGTCGGGCTGATCGTGCCGCACGTGTTGCGGCTCGCCTTCGGCGCCGACCATCGCCTTCTCCTGCCAGCATCGTTCCTCGGCGGCGCCGCCTTCCTGGTCCTCGCCGACCTGGTCGCGCGGGTGGCGATCGCGCCGAGCGAGCTTCCGGTGGGCGCGATCACTGCGCTGTGCGGCGGCCCGTTCTTCGTCTATATGCTGCGCCGCGAGGGGCGCGGCCCGCTCGCGTTCTAG
- a CDS encoding cobalamin-binding protein — translation MSARRSIRRAARSSALLAAAALIAAAANAAATATVGDAAAAGAGPPARIVSLAPAVTETLFALGEGAAVVGVSTYCDYPPAATHLPRVGTFLTPNVEAIAALRPTLVIGPGLSSNRRQVRALEAMGYPTLTMNDDSLEDIERGIAMVGERTGHGAQARRLLASIDAQIAAVRARLEGTRPRSVVMLVGHQPTVAVGHGSYLDDLLRLAGGDNIADVVPQGWPHLSLEYIIAMRPQVILDGQMGSDASSPAGFWSRYPEIPAVRNRRVFGYPQDPVLHPGPRVGQTLEILARLIHPERFAAPGDTPAQPVSKDER, via the coding sequence ATGAGCGCCCGCCGATCCATCCGCCGCGCCGCGCGCAGCTCCGCGCTGCTTGCCGCCGCGGCGCTCATCGCCGCCGCCGCGAATGCAGCGGCAACGGCGACCGTCGGTGACGCCGCCGCCGCGGGCGCCGGCCCGCCCGCGCGTATCGTGTCGCTGGCGCCGGCAGTAACCGAGACGCTCTTTGCGCTGGGCGAGGGCGCCGCGGTGGTCGGCGTCTCAACCTATTGCGACTACCCGCCCGCCGCCACCCATCTGCCCCGCGTCGGCACGTTCCTTACGCCCAACGTCGAGGCGATTGCGGCGCTGCGCCCGACGCTGGTCATCGGTCCCGGGCTGTCGTCGAACCGCCGCCAAGTGCGCGCGCTCGAGGCGATGGGCTACCCGACGCTGACGATGAACGACGACTCGCTCGAAGACATCGAGCGCGGTATCGCGATGGTCGGCGAACGCACCGGGCATGGCGCGCAGGCGCGCCGGCTGCTCGCGTCGATCGACGCCCAGATCGCCGCCGTGCGCGCGCGACTTGAAGGCACAAGGCCGCGCAGCGTGGTGATGCTGGTCGGCCATCAGCCGACCGTCGCGGTCGGCCATGGCAGCTACCTCGACGACCTGCTGCGGCTGGCTGGCGGCGACAATATCGCGGACGTGGTGCCTCAGGGCTGGCCCCATCTGAGCCTGGAGTACATTATCGCGATGCGCCCGCAGGTTATCCTCGACGGCCAGATGGGCAGCGACGCGAGCAGTCCCGCCGGCTTCTGGTCCCGCTATCCGGAGATCCCGGCGGTGCGCAACCGTCGCGTCTTCGGCTATCCTCAGGACCCGGTGTTGCACCCTGGGCCGCGCGTGGGCCAGACGCTGGAAATTCTCGCCCGGCTTATTCATCCTGAACGCTTCGCCGCGCCGGGCGACACCCCAGCGCAACCCGTTTCGAAGGATGAGCGATGA
- a CDS encoding FAD-binding protein has product MLKIAVCIKQIPLVEDANFDPVTKTIRRDGVNVISAFDLRAISLAAEFKQSLGAHTTVVTMGPPQARAALIDALAMGMDRAVHLEDRAFAGSDTLATARALAKWLGGEGFDLILLGKYSLDAETGQVGPEIAELLGIAQITGVRKLRIEDRRVIAERESDEGYDDVECAMPALLTCAERVAQPIRVKPEAVEQAKARQIESVRAAALAADASQFGFAGSPTSVQEVRATPSSYPKCRMIDAADPARAAREVVAALDAMGALRRRRRARRPVGAALRKPARGRDLWVVCETNLAGEITRGSLELLSRGDELAAHLGGALVAVGFPAALARHAGLLASYGADQVVVLDHPALEAYTPEAAAEAVAHLVRERTPWGLLLNASERGRDWAPRLAARLNLGLTGDAIGIELDSEGRMVALKPAFGGNIVAPILSKTFPQMATVRTGVLELAEANHARAASSVETVRPTLRPALSRLVAAHALLDTSIAPLEGAEVVVGVGMGVGGPKGVAAVSEFARVIGAGMCATRRVTDQGWMPRQLQVGLTGKAIDPQLYFAIGVRGAPNHTVGIKRAGVVVAINNDPEAPIFERATLGLTADWSAVLPAVSDALQAALAS; this is encoded by the coding sequence GTGCTCAAGATAGCCGTTTGCATCAAGCAGATTCCCCTGGTCGAGGACGCCAACTTCGACCCGGTCACCAAAACGATTCGGCGTGACGGGGTCAACGTGATCAGCGCCTTCGACCTGCGGGCGATCTCGCTTGCGGCCGAATTCAAGCAGAGCCTCGGCGCACATACGACGGTGGTCACGATGGGGCCGCCGCAGGCTCGCGCGGCGCTGATTGACGCACTCGCGATGGGGATGGATCGCGCGGTACATCTTGAGGACCGCGCCTTCGCCGGCTCGGACACGCTGGCGACCGCCCGCGCGTTGGCCAAGTGGCTGGGAGGCGAGGGCTTCGATCTGATCCTGCTCGGCAAGTACTCGCTCGACGCCGAAACCGGCCAGGTCGGCCCGGAGATCGCCGAGCTGCTCGGGATCGCACAAATCACAGGCGTACGTAAGCTGCGGATCGAAGACCGCAGGGTTATCGCCGAGCGCGAGAGCGACGAGGGCTACGACGACGTCGAGTGCGCGATGCCCGCGCTGCTGACCTGCGCCGAGCGCGTGGCGCAGCCGATCCGGGTCAAGCCGGAAGCGGTCGAGCAGGCCAAGGCGCGGCAAATCGAATCCGTGCGCGCGGCCGCCCTCGCCGCCGACGCCTCGCAGTTCGGCTTCGCCGGCTCGCCGACCTCGGTCCAGGAAGTGCGCGCGACCCCGAGCAGCTATCCGAAGTGCCGCATGATCGACGCCGCTGACCCGGCGCGTGCGGCGCGCGAGGTGGTTGCGGCGCTCGACGCGATGGGTGCGCTCAGGCGTAGGCGGCGCGCGCGCCGCCCGGTCGGCGCCGCCCTGCGCAAACCGGCGCGCGGGCGCGATCTATGGGTGGTGTGCGAAACCAACCTCGCCGGCGAAATTACCCGAGGTAGCCTCGAACTGCTCTCGCGCGGCGACGAGCTCGCTGCGCATCTCGGCGGTGCACTCGTCGCGGTCGGATTCCCCGCGGCACTCGCCCGCCACGCCGGCCTGCTCGCGAGCTACGGCGCCGACCAGGTCGTTGTGCTCGACCATCCCGCGCTCGAAGCCTACACCCCGGAGGCGGCCGCCGAGGCCGTCGCGCACCTGGTGCGAGAACGCACTCCCTGGGGTCTGTTGCTCAACGCCAGCGAACGCGGACGCGACTGGGCGCCGCGGCTGGCGGCGCGCCTGAACCTGGGCTTGACCGGCGACGCGATTGGGATCGAGCTCGACAGCGAAGGTCGAATGGTTGCGCTCAAGCCGGCCTTTGGCGGCAATATCGTCGCGCCTATCCTTTCGAAGACGTTTCCCCAGATGGCGACCGTGCGGACCGGCGTCCTCGAGCTGGCTGAGGCGAACCACGCGCGCGCGGCCTCCTCGGTGGAAACCGTGCGGCCGACGCTGCGCCCGGCGCTCAGCCGGCTGGTCGCGGCGCATGCGCTGCTCGACACCTCGATAGCGCCGCTTGAGGGCGCCGAGGTCGTGGTAGGCGTAGGGATGGGTGTCGGCGGTCCGAAGGGCGTAGCCGCGGTCAGCGAGTTCGCTCGCGTGATCGGTGCCGGTATGTGCGCGACGCGGCGCGTGACGGACCAGGGATGGATGCCGCGGCAATTGCAGGTCGGCTTGACTGGAAAGGCAATCGATCCGCAGCTCTATTTCGCGATCGGCGTGCGCGGCGCGCCCAACCATACGGTGGGAATCAAACGCGCGGGCGTGGTCGTCGCGATTAACAACGACCCTGAGGCGCCGATCTTCGAGCGTGCTACGCTGGGCCTGACAGCTGATTGGTCGGCGGTGCTTCCCGCAGTTTCCGACGCTTTGCAGGCCGCGCTCGCGAGTTGA
- a CDS encoding carboxypeptidase-like regulatory domain-containing protein, protein MKKSCSVLVALIIGVGTSAFAADIRGMVSSAQGQSVAGVQVIAKGANGAVAGQATTGSDGGYLITGLQSGNYNFTLEPGPSGFQGQTVASYVGPDGLCLNWGVSTSAPAVATAQPGATCQLAAAGGFGTAEMTAAGAALLGGGAIGAAAALSGSDNHHVATPSR, encoded by the coding sequence ATGAAGAAAAGTTGCTCGGTTCTGGTCGCGTTAATTATCGGTGTCGGTACTTCGGCCTTTGCTGCCGACATCCGGGGCATGGTCTCCAGTGCCCAGGGCCAATCGGTGGCGGGCGTCCAAGTGATCGCCAAGGGAGCCAACGGAGCGGTGGCCGGCCAGGCCACGACGGGATCCGACGGCGGCTACCTTATCACCGGTCTGCAGTCGGGCAACTACAATTTCACCTTGGAGCCGGGGCCGAGCGGATTTCAGGGACAGACCGTTGCCTCGTATGTCGGCCCCGATGGCCTGTGCCTCAATTGGGGCGTTTCGACCTCGGCTCCCGCAGTCGCTACTGCGCAGCCCGGCGCAACGTGCCAGCTCGCTGCTGCCGGCGGATTCGGAACTGCCGAAATGACTGCGGCCGGTGCCGCGCTGCTTGGCGGTGGCGCGATCGGTGCGGCGGCGGCGCTCTCCGGTTCCGATAACCATCATGTGGCGACGCCATCGCGCTAG
- a CDS encoding polysaccharide biosynthesis/export family protein, producing MNFAKYLLVVVGMCVLGACGTQYASESLVGPNDPAAVPISQAVAAGDTALPGADKTLAQTAPAYSDAEGRSANDVRDAARLESLYRQRTQGEVVTDYPIGPGDVLVISVPPIDELKQRTVRVEADGTISLPMLGAIKAGGLTEGQLHAALQEKLKTYMYNPEVEVFVKEYHSREVAVIGAVNAPGLVTLSGPNETVLDMLTRAGGLSAKAADEVILLPAEYSTQSAGGRIARVSTGEAAPTDGLRREASDAARARDGFQQREVSALLHQNSHPLVIALKNTALTGSGGYLNMPVRPGDVIVVPGGGEVMVVGWVQNPGHFQVGSGLTVLGAIGAAGGPMYAANTSEVHLIRTRRDGSKLVLKIDLSKIKDGSEPDLPVRGNDVIDVPYSDLKIGPYVFYQVLTKMAVGGPVMPAP from the coding sequence GTGAACTTCGCCAAGTACCTGCTGGTCGTGGTCGGGATGTGTGTTCTCGGCGCGTGCGGCACGCAGTACGCCTCTGAGAGCCTCGTCGGCCCTAACGATCCGGCAGCCGTGCCGATAAGTCAGGCGGTTGCCGCCGGCGACACGGCCCTGCCGGGTGCGGACAAGACGTTGGCGCAGACCGCCCCTGCGTACAGCGACGCCGAGGGGCGCTCTGCCAACGATGTGCGCGACGCGGCCCGCCTCGAATCGCTTTATCGCCAGCGCACCCAGGGCGAGGTTGTGACCGACTACCCGATCGGTCCGGGCGACGTGCTGGTGATCTCGGTTCCACCGATCGACGAGCTGAAGCAGCGCACCGTGCGAGTCGAAGCCGATGGCACGATCTCGCTGCCGATGCTGGGCGCGATCAAAGCCGGCGGGCTGACCGAAGGCCAACTGCATGCGGCGCTGCAGGAAAAGCTGAAGACCTACATGTACAACCCCGAGGTCGAGGTCTTCGTCAAGGAGTACCACAGCCGCGAAGTGGCGGTTATCGGAGCGGTAAACGCGCCGGGACTGGTGACGCTTAGCGGTCCCAACGAAACCGTGCTCGACATGCTGACGCGTGCGGGCGGGCTCAGCGCCAAGGCGGCTGACGAGGTGATCCTGCTGCCCGCGGAATACAGTACGCAGTCTGCCGGCGGACGGATCGCGCGGGTCTCGACCGGGGAAGCGGCGCCGACTGACGGCTTGCGCCGCGAGGCGTCTGACGCGGCGCGCGCGCGCGACGGCTTTCAGCAGCGTGAAGTCAGTGCGCTGCTCCATCAGAACAGCCATCCGCTGGTCATCGCGCTCAAGAACACGGCGCTGACCGGTTCGGGTGGCTACCTGAACATGCCGGTGCGCCCGGGCGATGTGATCGTGGTGCCGGGCGGCGGTGAGGTGATGGTGGTGGGCTGGGTGCAGAATCCCGGTCATTTCCAGGTTGGCTCGGGGCTGACAGTGCTCGGCGCGATCGGCGCCGCGGGCGGCCCGATGTACGCCGCCAACACCTCGGAAGTCCACCTCATCCGCACCCGGCGTGACGGTTCGAAGCTGGTGCTCAAGATCGACCTCAGCAAGATCAAGGACGGCTCTGAGCCGGACCTTCCGGTACGCGGCAACGACGTGATTGACGTGCCCTACTCGGATCTCAAGATCGGGCCCTATGTTTTCTACCAGGTTCTGACCAAGATGGCGGTCGGCGGGCCCGTAATGCCGGCGCCGTAG